A genome region from Megalobrama amblycephala isolate DHTTF-2021 linkage group LG18, ASM1881202v1, whole genome shotgun sequence includes the following:
- the LOC125252500 gene encoding uncharacterized protein LOC125252500 isoform X1 translates to MAALFWDLDCATTPPQTPPLHFSSEFRHTSLVSSYDCSPMQDSLDWPSNEQVEFTRLNPSRSKNNTEGEWHMVTATRSLLGRERRGQREGLQDQQKVSYNSLPRAHFLQPNRESSAFSPYANDLWLNGKDAKNIAESPRNSRKQHPLTQPGFYSPKIQRSKHWEAAQSTKKSSSTNNLKEFHSLTLPLPCSKIAVLKPSPLCSKPQEVKTSVVKKPPLMRAVVSSPTSNQRGKEHFSQLQLREDHLIKNQDNSLFNLQEPNIKPPRNDQLPWRQIQNSFTEDTSTPDYISINTLHLFPERQSRADQPATFCPKLEKASHVGVDTDIKPSQGDPDRSCQLQVSQTQPDCSPKQKKIQYTLHRETGGVRNGDHNHIKSQVDVNSKNVFGQPRVIASLRAACSPRPVRKSTMVEDLKKLIVMDDTEDSAQGDSSSPQQKEAGLCSSLQMSGPSLFSPAQQSYPETPTPRSVHLHLQTHQTECGELPEQAESDIWDRDQHPDPELMPLPSMAYDLDWNSLVQAAQEYETQRMATFLSEVSPVPSRPDTPSHGSYKIHHSSAYCSGEDTDSDVFIDFPDQLSHLEGMLRRLSSDLLKEKRDKVALLAEVLKLRISNQHLREESFCAVAQLHKISNILNTPGGEE, encoded by the exons atggctgcattgttCTGGGACTTGGATTGTGCTACAACTCCTCCACAAACACCACCTCTACACTTCAGTTCTGAGTTCAGGCATACCAGCCTCGTGAG TTCCTATGATTGTTCACCCATGCAAGACAGCTTAGATTGGCCTTCAAATGAGCAAGTGGAGTTCACAAGATTAAACCCCTCCAGATCTAAAAACAATACAG AAGGAGAATGGCATATGGTAACAGCCACTCGCTCATTGCTTGGCAGGGAAAGAAGAGGCCAGAGGGAGGGTCTGCAGGACCAGCAGAAAGTGTCTTACAACAGCTTGCCAAGA gCACATTTTCTCCAGCCAAATAGAGAATCAAGTGCTTTTTCACCCTACGCTAATGACTTGTGGCTGAATGGTAAAGATGCCAAGAACATTGCTGAGTCCCCCAGGAACAGTCGTAAGCAGCACCCGCTGACACAGCCGGGCTTCTACAGTCCAAAAATCCAACGGTCAAAGCATTGGGAAGCTGCACAGTCTACAAAAAAGTCTTCTTCCACAAACAACTTGAAGGAGTTCCACTCTCTCACATTGCCTCTTCCGTGCTCTAAAATTGCTGTCCTCAAACCCAG CCCTTTGTGTTCCAAACCGCAAGAGGTTAAAACTTCCGTGGTGAAAAAGCCTCCTTTGATGAGAGCTGTGGTATCTTCACCAACATCCAATCAACGTGGCAAGGAGCACTTCAGCCAACTCCAGCTAAGAGAGGACCATCTCATCAAGAACCAGGACAACAGTTTGTTCAATCTGCAGGAACCCAATATAAAACCTCCCAGAAATGACCAACTTCCATGGAGGCAGATACAGAATTCATTCACCGAGGATACTTCTACCCCGGATTATATTTCTATTAACACACTACATCTCTTCCCTGAACGACAGTCTAGAGCAGACCAGCCTGCAACGTTTTGTCCAAAACTAGAAAAAGCAAGTCATGTGGGTGTTGACACTGACATCAAACCATCTCAAGGTGACCCTGACCGGTCCTGTCAACTACAAGTCAGCCAGACCCAACCAGACTGCAGCCCAAAACAGAAGAAGATACAGTACACACTGCATAGAGAAACCGGTGGTGTCAGAAACGGCGACCACAACCATATAAAAAG TCAGGTGGATGTGAACTCAAAGAATGTGTTTGGTCAGCCTCGAGTGATCGCATCACTGCGAGCAGCATGTTCCCCGCGGCCCGTTCGCAAGAGCACAATGGTGGAGGACTTGAAAAAACTCATTGTGATGGATGACACAGAGGACAGCGCTCAGGGTGATTCA TCATCACCTCAACAAAAAGAGGCAGGGCTTTGCAGCAGTTTGCAAATGTCAGGTCCATCGTTATTTAGTCCTGCTCAGCAATCATACCCGGAAACTCCCACGCCCAGATCCGTCCATCTCCACCTGCAAACACATCAAACAG AATGTGGGGAATTGCCTGAGCAGGCTGAATCTGACATATGGGACAGAGACCAACATCCTGATCCTGAACTCATGCCCCTGCCAAGCATGGCCTATGATCTTGACTGGAATAGTCTAGTTCAAGCAGCTCAAGAGTATGAGA CACAAAGGATGGCAACCTTTTTGTCAGAAGTGAGTCCTGTACCAAGCAGGCCAGACACACCATCCCATGGAAGCTACAAGATCCACCATTCCAGTGCTTATTGCAGTGGAGAAGATACGGA CAGTGACGTATTCATTGACTTTCCCGACCAACTCTCTCACCTGGAAGGGATGCTTAGGCGACTGAGTAGTGATCTTCTAAAG GAGAAGAGAGACAAGGTGGCTCTTCTGGCTGAAGTGTTGAAGCTTCGTATTAGCAACCAGCATCTGAGAGAAGAGTCCTTCTGTGCAGTTGCACAACTACACAAAATcagcaacattttaaacacacCTGGAGGGGAGGAGTAA
- the LOC125252502 gene encoding uncharacterized protein LOC125252502 gives MLQCFDFHQSHIHSLKSHVPPHCLPKSNEKKSENEDAPLSSTPPQFLKGKKMYTYSGINKYSVRLRDPQSKDSERFIINAVEEQEHQLVSDGQSNSSEAETAEDKESWSVDDSQPSQSSTDSNSTTSSYNTGSTETECTCSICEDQTGSEDGSPGRKVLDTPPSGSGILLKDPMLGAFPAAWKKHFPFRHTHSPPLRETDSLILNPSLLTSPSQGLSRSLHPEGREALQTLFEDVWVTPESTILKSPSLQSSFGNDSETVMSPGNSNYLYLKSEEGNKSSEDETPEQLIPLKRARKGYTHRRTSRAGRVTTQPNPKKKCVNGFIMFCRMNRKLYIRSYPGIPSTTVTKELANLWHILPKRERRLYCLKAWSFSCQQNRNVRAKAHEAEIKAERSVPSPLHMLLAYREVYEAVK, from the exons ATGCTGCAGTGCTTTGACTTTCACCAGAGTCACATTCATAGTCTGAAGAGTCATGTTCCCCCACACTGTCTACCCAAAAGCAATGAGAAAA AGTCAGAGAACGAGGACGCTCCGTTATCTAGCACACCACCACAATTCCTAAAAGGCAAGAAAATGTACACCTACAGTGGCATAAACAAGTATTCAG TACGATTGAGGGATCCTCAGAGCAAAGACTCTGAGAGATTTATCATAAATGCTGTTGAGGAGCAAGAACACCAGCTGGTGAGTGATGGACAAAGCAATTCATCAGAAGCAGAAACCGCAGAGGACAAAGAGTCGTGGTCTGTTGATGATAGCCAGCCATCACAAAGCTCCACAGACTCCAACTCCACAACTTCCTCTTACAATAcag GGAGCACTGAGACTGAATGTACCTGTAGTATCTGTGAAgaccaaacaggaagtgaagatGGAAGCCCAGGGAGAAAGGTGTTGGATACACCTCCATCAGG ATCAGGAATTCTTCTTAAAGACCCCATGCTTGGAGCTTTTCCAGCTGCATGGAAAAAGCATTTTCCTTTCAGACATACGCATTCCCCACCCCTGCGGGAAACAGACAGCCTGATCCTCAACCCTTCTCTGCTTACATCTCCTTCTCAAGGTCTGAGCCGTTCTCTCCATCCCGAAGGACGAGAAGCTCTACAAA CATTATTCGAGGACGTGTGGGTCACCCCAGAATCTACCATCTTAAAAAGTCCCAGTCTGCAAAGCAGTTTTGGAAATGACTCA GAGACTGTCATGAGTCCTGGAAATAGCAACTATCTGTACTTGAAAAGTGAGGAAGGGAACAAaagttctgaagatgaaacgCCAGAACAACTCATTCCTCTGAAAAGAGCAAGAAAAGGATATACACACAGGCGCACTTCAAGAGCAGGACGTGTTACAACGCAGCCAAACCCAAAGAAGAAATGTGTGAATGGCTTCATTATGTTCTGCCGAATGAACAGAAAATTATATATCAG ATCCTATCCTGGCATCCCGTCCACTACAGTCACCAAAGAGTTAGCCAATCTATGGCACATCTTACCCAAGAGGGAGAGACGTTTGTACTG CCTGAAAGCCTGGAGCTTCAGTTGCCAGCAGAACCGCAATGTGCGCGCTAAAGCACACGAGGCAGAAATCAAGGCAGAACGCTCTGTGCCCAGTCCACTGCACATGTTACTGGCCTATAGAGAAGTGTATGAAGCTGTTAAATGA
- the LOC125252500 gene encoding uncharacterized protein LOC125252500 isoform X2, which produces MAALFWDLDCATTPPQTPPLHFSSEFRHTSLVSSYDCSPMQDSLDWPSNEQVEFTRLNPSRSKNNTEGEWHMVTATRSLLGRERRGQREGLQDQQKVSYNSLPRAHFLQPNRESSAFSPYANDLWLNGKDAKNIAESPRNSRKQHPLTQPGFYSPKIQRSKHWEAAQSTKKSSSTNNLKEFHSLTLPLPCSKIAVLKPSPLCSKPQEVKTSVVKKPPLMRAVVSSPTSNQRGKEHFSQLQLREDHLIKNQDNSLFNLQEPNIKPPRNDQLPWRQIQNSFTEDTSTPDYISINTLHLFPERQSRADQPATFCPKLEKASHVGVDTDIKPSQGDPDRSCQLQVSQTQPDCSPKQKKIQYTLHRETGGVRNGDHNHIKSQVDVNSKNVFGQPRVIASLRAACSPRPVRKSTMVEDLKKLIVMDDTEDSAQGDSSSPQQKEAGLCSSLQMSGPSLFSPAQQSYPETPTPRSVHLHLQTHQTECGELPEQAESDIWDRDQHPDPELMPLPSMAYDLDWNSLVQAAQEYETQRMATFLSEVSPVPSRPDTPSHGSYKIHHSSAYCSGEDTDDVFIDFPDQLSHLEGMLRRLSSDLLKEKRDKVALLAEVLKLRISNQHLREESFCAVAQLHKISNILNTPGGEE; this is translated from the exons atggctgcattgttCTGGGACTTGGATTGTGCTACAACTCCTCCACAAACACCACCTCTACACTTCAGTTCTGAGTTCAGGCATACCAGCCTCGTGAG TTCCTATGATTGTTCACCCATGCAAGACAGCTTAGATTGGCCTTCAAATGAGCAAGTGGAGTTCACAAGATTAAACCCCTCCAGATCTAAAAACAATACAG AAGGAGAATGGCATATGGTAACAGCCACTCGCTCATTGCTTGGCAGGGAAAGAAGAGGCCAGAGGGAGGGTCTGCAGGACCAGCAGAAAGTGTCTTACAACAGCTTGCCAAGA gCACATTTTCTCCAGCCAAATAGAGAATCAAGTGCTTTTTCACCCTACGCTAATGACTTGTGGCTGAATGGTAAAGATGCCAAGAACATTGCTGAGTCCCCCAGGAACAGTCGTAAGCAGCACCCGCTGACACAGCCGGGCTTCTACAGTCCAAAAATCCAACGGTCAAAGCATTGGGAAGCTGCACAGTCTACAAAAAAGTCTTCTTCCACAAACAACTTGAAGGAGTTCCACTCTCTCACATTGCCTCTTCCGTGCTCTAAAATTGCTGTCCTCAAACCCAG CCCTTTGTGTTCCAAACCGCAAGAGGTTAAAACTTCCGTGGTGAAAAAGCCTCCTTTGATGAGAGCTGTGGTATCTTCACCAACATCCAATCAACGTGGCAAGGAGCACTTCAGCCAACTCCAGCTAAGAGAGGACCATCTCATCAAGAACCAGGACAACAGTTTGTTCAATCTGCAGGAACCCAATATAAAACCTCCCAGAAATGACCAACTTCCATGGAGGCAGATACAGAATTCATTCACCGAGGATACTTCTACCCCGGATTATATTTCTATTAACACACTACATCTCTTCCCTGAACGACAGTCTAGAGCAGACCAGCCTGCAACGTTTTGTCCAAAACTAGAAAAAGCAAGTCATGTGGGTGTTGACACTGACATCAAACCATCTCAAGGTGACCCTGACCGGTCCTGTCAACTACAAGTCAGCCAGACCCAACCAGACTGCAGCCCAAAACAGAAGAAGATACAGTACACACTGCATAGAGAAACCGGTGGTGTCAGAAACGGCGACCACAACCATATAAAAAG TCAGGTGGATGTGAACTCAAAGAATGTGTTTGGTCAGCCTCGAGTGATCGCATCACTGCGAGCAGCATGTTCCCCGCGGCCCGTTCGCAAGAGCACAATGGTGGAGGACTTGAAAAAACTCATTGTGATGGATGACACAGAGGACAGCGCTCAGGGTGATTCA TCATCACCTCAACAAAAAGAGGCAGGGCTTTGCAGCAGTTTGCAAATGTCAGGTCCATCGTTATTTAGTCCTGCTCAGCAATCATACCCGGAAACTCCCACGCCCAGATCCGTCCATCTCCACCTGCAAACACATCAAACAG AATGTGGGGAATTGCCTGAGCAGGCTGAATCTGACATATGGGACAGAGACCAACATCCTGATCCTGAACTCATGCCCCTGCCAAGCATGGCCTATGATCTTGACTGGAATAGTCTAGTTCAAGCAGCTCAAGAGTATGAGA CACAAAGGATGGCAACCTTTTTGTCAGAAGTGAGTCCTGTACCAAGCAGGCCAGACACACCATCCCATGGAAGCTACAAGATCCACCATTCCAGTGCTTATTGCAGTGGAGAAGATACGGA TGACGTATTCATTGACTTTCCCGACCAACTCTCTCACCTGGAAGGGATGCTTAGGCGACTGAGTAGTGATCTTCTAAAG GAGAAGAGAGACAAGGTGGCTCTTCTGGCTGAAGTGTTGAAGCTTCGTATTAGCAACCAGCATCTGAGAGAAGAGTCCTTCTGTGCAGTTGCACAACTACACAAAATcagcaacattttaaacacacCTGGAGGGGAGGAGTAA